TCAAACAAGTAATACTATAAGTATCAAAACCCTCTGCCAAAGTTCCAGGGCAATATTTTATTTCAGGTAAACTCATATTTATTAATTAATTCTAATCACTCTTATTGCCCCTATAGTATCATTTCCAGCTGAAGCTAATAACAAACCAAAATCATCCTTATGATCAATCTTTTTCGAACTACATAAAATTTGCTTATTCGCTCCTTCTGGTAACATATTATAAAAAAAGGCAAATAAATATTTCGAATGATATTCCATCTGTTCTTTTGAAAAGGTCAAACTAATTGCGGGTTTTGATTCATTATCGAACCATGTCTTATGATAATGAAAAGAAAAACTCCCATCATCAAACTGAGTTAATACACCAGCTTCTTCGTCCTTGTATAATACATTTGCTCTTCTCATATATTAAAAGATCTTTTTTACTTGTAAAGTAATCTCCAACCCTAATGCTTCAGTTAATTTCATCAATGTTTTCAATGTAGGATTTCCTTTACCACTTTCGAATTGCTTTACCGTTCTAAGAGCTACTCCAGAGATATCAGAAAGCATTTCTTGAGAAACCTGCATTTGTTGTCGTCTTTCTTTAATCAAGTAAATTAATCCATCTAGGTGCATCATAATACTCTTTTTAATACAAATATATGATTTTCTCATAAATATTCATCAAATAGAGCATTATTATGCACTTTTATGTGCTTTTTTAGATTCTTGTCTCCAATCACCTCAATAAAGTGCATCTTATTGCACTTTTAGGCGCCAAAGTATTATCCATATTTTATTCTTTCATTTAATTATAGATATCGATAAAATGGAACTTTAAAATATTGAGTGTGGAACATCCCTAATAGAACCATTATAGAACAACACTTTACAATAAGGTGAATTTAATTTGGCATATAGTCCTTACACTCTTTTCAGGGCGATGCCTACACTCTTTTTCTGACAGTACCCACTCTTTTTCTATACACTCCTTTATTGGATATTTGAAGAGGCTTCAAAGGAATATCGTTTACCAATTGTATAGGGATTCTATACTATTTGGTTACCCAATCGATGGAGAATGGGTAACTGAAGGGTAAAGGAAGGGTATCTGAAGGGTATCTGAAGGGTAAAGGAAATAGGGAGGTGATAAGACAATGAAGTATGCTCAAAAAGGGAGGTGGTGGAGCAGTTTTTAGGGCATAAAAAAAGCTTCTTTGAATAAATCAAAGAAGCTTTGTACCCGGGGCGGGAATCGAACCCGCACGGCATTACTACCACTGGATTTTGAATCCAGCGCGTCTACCAATTCCGCCACCCGGGCGTGCATCGCAGCTATGCTGTTTTCATGATTGCGATGCAAATATAGATGCTTTTTACTAGTATGCAAACAAAAATGTCTCAAAATTCATACTTAAAGACAAATTTGCAACTCTTCATCTACTATTTTTTGGCATCCATTCGTCTCGTTACGATACCATAAATGACTAATAGAATAGCAGATACCGCAGCAATTGCAACAAAAACATACCAGATATAATGAGCATGATCGTATGCAGTTAACTTTTCAGTTTCTGTCAATAAAGAAGGATCTGGACAATATTTTCCAAGAAGGTATCCAGATAGACCAAACCCTAGTATCGAAGAGATAAAAGAGTGAAGATGGCTAAAACCAAGATACATTCCCTCTTCTCCTTTTGGTGCTTGAAGAGAGAAATACTCTAAAAAGCGAGGTGAAATAAATGCTTCTGCCAAACCTTGAAAAACGATACCCACAATCATCATAAATGCAACAGGATGCATTCCTAAAATAGGAGCAGATCCCATTAAATTTCCTGAAGCCATACAGAAAGCAGAAATTGGCATAATAAACATACCCACAGTCATCGAAGTCAGAGCTGATTTGTTTTTCATTAAGGCAGTTATAGCTCCAACAGTAAGGAATACGACAAGAGGATTTACATTGGCATACCAAGACGGAGAAGCCCCCTCTCCTGCCATACGTAGCACATATTTAGGCATGGTTGCATAAAGCTGGTGTTGTACCATCCAAAATCCTGTGATAATAAGAATCAAAGTAATCAAGCGTCCATTGGTTAACACATTCACTAATGCTCTTGAAATCTCTCTTATCGATTTTCCTTCGCCCTCCTTATGAGAGGAATCAAACATGAAATAGACAAGAACAATAGCCAAACAAGTTGCTGCAGCAGAGAAGAAATTTAGATATACAAGACCTTCATCTCCCATAGACTCTCTAAGAGGTTTCACAATAGTCTTACCAGAGAAAGCCCCAATATTTACCATTGCATAAAAGATAGAAAATCCTTTCGCTCTATTCTCCACGGTAGTCTCTTTTGAAACAGTGGCAGTAATTACCGATTTAATGAAAGAACCTCCTATGATAATAAGAGAGACAATAGGAATAATCGCCCATTTCACATTACTCTCGCGTAAACCTGTAAAGTGTGTATGTTGACCATAGTCGACCAAACCTATAGACTCAAGGATGGTAGGAAGTGCCCCTAGACCAAAATATCCAAGCGTCAAAAGTGAGAATGCTAACATTAGGGCTTTCTTAAACCCAATTTTATCAGCATAAGCACCACTGAAAGTAGGAAGAAAATATAGTAATCCCGAGAAAACACCAGCTATGGAGGCTGCTTGCATATCTGTAAATCCTAAAATACGTGATAGGTATAGAGTGATAACAATAAATACCCCATAATAGGCAGCTCTTTCAAGAAGTTCGACCGTATTGGCAACCCAAAAGGCGCGAGTAAAAGCGGATTGTTGTTTCATAAAAAAAGAAATAACATTGGTTTATATTAATAAATAGTTGTGAATAAACTGTTTCCCATATATATCTCAAAAATAGTAGATTTTAAAAATAATAGCCCATTATCGTATCAAAAAAATATTTTTTATGATATTGAATTAAGTCAGCTCTATCCCATTGTTCAAATTAAAAGAGATATTTCACACATAAAAGACAGAAATCATTCTAGGGTTCAAACTGTTACACAGCACAACTCCATAATATTTTTATGTAAAAATTCGTATAAAACAGCTTTAAATTCCTACATTTAAGAAACCCCCCTTATAGAACGTGATCTGATTATGAAACGAACAATGATTTCCTCATTTTTTAAATTTCCAAAAGTTCCAATAGCCTCTTTACAAGTTGTCTTCTATGAAAATTTTCAGGACTACTACAGTTACGCATATTCCAAGTGTTACAGTGTTCAAATGTCATGTGATATCATCACCCAACTTTTTCTACAGGTAAGTATAAACCATAAGGATATCATTAATTATTGGAAAGATAAAAAAAGCATTTATTTCCAAATTGATGAGCGAATTCAAAAATTAGAACGGATACACAAAGAGATTGATTTAGATCAAATCGAACATCTTGAATATAAAAGAAAAGCACAACTAAAAAGAATCATAACAGTTCTTACACCAAAACAAAAGAAGGTTATCATCTCTTATCAAAATATGCACACAAACCGATGGTATAAAGTAAAGAAGCTTCGATCTTTTTATTGTGAATTTGGAAAAATACTTCAACTATTAGATAGTCTCCCGACTCCACAATTAAAGATTAAGCCCCATATGGAAATTAGTAAAGAGAACATATAACAATACAAGAGATGACACAAAAGAACAACGATCAGAACGATTCGAACTATTGGGAATTGTTAAGTAAATATATTTATGAAGGAATTCATGTAGATGCGATACCTCAAAAGCACAAGCACCACTTATACCCCCAATTCACAAAACACAAAGAAGGATTTGAACAACTATGTACTGAATTTAGGGAAGATCAAGATATGGGAAAGAAAGCATGGAGAAATATTGAGGAGGAGCTATTAACTAGTGGAAAACGAAGGTCCAAAAAGATTACTATATTCTGTATCGTATGCCTCTTTTGGTCTATCCTTATTGTCTTTGTTTTATACCTTTTATTGAGATAAACATGCTATGTAACAACTTTTGACTGTCACTTTTATGTAAACAATACTGAATAAAAGATGTTCTATACATAGCCATTTTATTCATACTTATAATTCTTGTTTATATGAAGTTACATGAATACCAAGCAAAAGAGATATTTAGAAATTTTCTCATTCACACCCCAAAGGAGAAACTATGTCTCAACACCAAAGAAGCAATTATTGCATTTAGAGAGATAAATAAAAAGGTTGTCGTCAAAGCACAAGTGCACACAGGAGGACGAGGGAAAGCAGGTGGAATAAAACTTGCATCCAACGAGAAAGAGCTCCAAATGGCAACCAACACGATTCTCGGCATGGATATCAAAGGACACACTGTAGAGAAATTACTTATCTCTGAAGCAGTAGACATACAGAAAGAGTATTATGTCGGGATTACAATTGATCGTAGCAGTCACTCTATCCTACTAATGATAAGCGCCGAGGGGGGTGTAGAGATTGAAGAGGTTGCAGCTAAGACCCCTGAGAAGATTCATAAGTATCATCTTCCTATCACACCGACCCTTCCCTCATATAGGGCTAGAGAAATTGCATTTGATTTCTTTCAAGACATCTCTCTCGTAAGACAGTTTGCGGACACGATTGAGAAGATGTATTTGGTTTTTGTAGAAAAGGATGCCTCTCTAGTAGAGATTAACCCTCTTGTTATCACAAGTAAGGATCGTATGATCGCATTGGATGCAAAGATGAGTATTGACGAAAATGCGATGTATCGACACCATGAACTTGAGAGCTATCGGGATAGTGATGAGAACGAACAGCTAGAACAAGAGGCAAAACAACATGGGTTAAGCTACATCAAACTAGACGGTAGCATAGGCTGTATGGTGAATGGAGCTGGTCTAGCTATGGCCACCATGGATATGATTAAATTGTATGGAGGAACCCCAGCTAATTTCCTAGACATTGGAGGTAGTTCGAATCCGAATAAGGTGAAGCAAGCCATGCACTATTTGACTCAAGATCCGAATGTGAAAGCGATTATGATTAACATCTTTGGAGGAATTACAAGATGTGATGATGTGGCCCATGGGCTATTACAAGCATTTGAAGAGATTGAGGTGAACCTACCCATAGTGGTTCGACTATCCGGAACGAATGCCAAAGAGGGGTTAGCAATCTTGTCTTCATCCACCAAGATAGATACAGTGTCCTCTATGAGTGAAGCGGCAAAACGTGCAATATCCTATCTTTCTTAACCCTAAAGTTTTATCAAAAAAATCGGATTATGAGTATTTTAATAG
The Prolixibacteraceae bacterium DNA segment above includes these coding regions:
- a CDS encoding HipA N-terminal domain-containing protein, translated to MRRANVLYKDEEAGVLTQFDDGSFSFHYHKTWFDNESKPAISLTFSKEQMEYHSKYLFAFFYNMLPEGANKQILCSSKKIDHKDDFGLLLASAGNDTIGAIRVIRIN
- a CDS encoding helix-turn-helix domain-containing protein, with product MHLDGLIYLIKERRQQMQVSQEMLSDISGVALRTVKQFESGKGNPTLKTLMKLTEALGLEITLQVKKIF
- a CDS encoding MFS transporter is translated as MKQQSAFTRAFWVANTVELLERAAYYGVFIVITLYLSRILGFTDMQAASIAGVFSGLLYFLPTFSGAYADKIGFKKALMLAFSLLTLGYFGLGALPTILESIGLVDYGQHTHFTGLRESNVKWAIIPIVSLIIIGGSFIKSVITATVSKETTVENRAKGFSIFYAMVNIGAFSGKTIVKPLRESMGDEGLVYLNFFSAAATCLAIVLVYFMFDSSHKEGEGKSIREISRALVNVLTNGRLITLILIITGFWMVQHQLYATMPKYVLRMAGEGASPSWYANVNPLVVFLTVGAITALMKNKSALTSMTVGMFIMPISAFCMASGNLMGSAPILGMHPVAFMMIVGIVFQGLAEAFISPRFLEYFSLQAPKGEEGMYLGFSHLHSFISSILGFGLSGYLLGKYCPDPSLLTETEKLTAYDHAHYIWYVFVAIAAVSAILLVIYGIVTRRMDAKK
- the sucC gene encoding ADP-forming succinate--CoA ligase subunit beta, with protein sequence MKLHEYQAKEIFRNFLIHTPKEKLCLNTKEAIIAFREINKKVVVKAQVHTGGRGKAGGIKLASNEKELQMATNTILGMDIKGHTVEKLLISEAVDIQKEYYVGITIDRSSHSILLMISAEGGVEIEEVAAKTPEKIHKYHLPITPTLPSYRAREIAFDFFQDISLVRQFADTIEKMYLVFVEKDASLVEINPLVITSKDRMIALDAKMSIDENAMYRHHELESYRDSDENEQLEQEAKQHGLSYIKLDGSIGCMVNGAGLAMATMDMIKLYGGTPANFLDIGGSSNPNKVKQAMHYLTQDPNVKAIMINIFGGITRCDDVAHGLLQAFEEIEVNLPIVVRLSGTNAKEGLAILSSSTKIDTVSSMSEAAKRAISYLS